GATCTCTTTACAAGCTCCAGCCTTGGAAAACAAGGCTAATGAGCTTTTATTGGCCTGGCTTTCTAAACAGTTAAAGATTCCGCAAAAACAAATTCAATTCGTTTCGGGTCAAAATAGCCGTAAGAAACGAGTGGAAATATGGGGCTCCATTACCCCCGAACAAATCGTCCAGTTCTTAAGCTCCCAAAATTGAGAATTTGGGTTACCAGAAAATAGCCCACAAAATTTCTAAAATTAGCATCCATTTACCGACGTAATACACCGAGCGATGTTTTGCTTTCAATTTCTTGGCTTGCGCACGCAATTGATAAAAATAAGTGAATAGAACATTTACGAAGCCAACTTTTTTGCCTTCCACGTTTTGAGAGGAGGCGGCGCTCATGACATATCGTCCAAACCAGCGATTAAAGAGCTGTACTATTTTTGTATGAACAGGGCGCCCACAACATCACAAAATAAAATAACTCTCTGTTGATCCGTCTCATTTGCGGCAAAGTGAATATAAGGTTCATCAAACATAACGGCTTCGCCATCCTTCCAGAAATACCGCTCTCCATCAACATCAATAAAGCATTTGGGATCATTGGGCGTGGTGAGTCCAATGTGATAGCGTAATGAGCCTGCATAGGAGTCGCGGTGGCGTACTAGCGTTGCTCCAGGGGGTAGCGAAGCAAACATGGCGGCCTTAACGGACGGGATAGATTTTTAAGTAGCGCTATAGTTTTTGGACACTTTTCCTGAGCGGGGGCACCTCTTTTCCGTACCAGCATAGATGAAAACGCTTCCATCCTGTTCGAAAAAAGGAATTAAAACCAATATCGTTATAACTGGTTGCCGCAGCAATCGAGCCGGCTTCTTGCAAAGACATCGCTTCTTGGCGAATGATTTTCCAGTTATCTTGGATGGGCTGCATTTCGGGAAATTGATTTACGGGTATAAAGGCGCCAGCTTTGACTTTAGAAAATAAATATAAAAGGGTATTTACTGGTGCCAAAAGTACCTGATAGTCGGTAAGAGATCTGACCAATCCGAAACGTACTTTTCCTCTGAAATAGACGTAAATAGCTGATGTTACAAAAATGAAAAAGACGATATGGCGTATTTGCATAGGTTTTATCTAATTGAGGTAATCACTAGCATTTTAATTTGTATGACAGGTCTAAAGAGGCTATTTCTTAATACCAGAAGCCCATATACTGCATATAGAAGTTGCAAAGACCTGCTCAGGGTTTTTGTGGGGATTTCGGGCTATACTCAATTGGAGCTATGGAAGGTGGGGAGCGCGAGCAGGATATGTACAGAAATTCTCCAATCGCAGTTACTTATGTAAAACCTGGGAAGGTGAGTTGGCAATGGTTTCCATGCCTG
The nucleotide sequence above comes from Polynucleobacter necessarius. Encoded proteins:
- a CDS encoding DUF167 domain-containing protein gives rise to the protein MTPIWLKQTSTGITLNLHCQPGAKQTKVVGLHDGCLKISLQAPALENKANELLLAWLSKQLKIPQKQIQFVSGQNSRKKRVEIWGSITPEQIVQFLSSQN
- a CDS encoding aspartyl/asparaginyl beta-hydroxylase domain-containing protein encodes the protein MSAASSQNVEGKKVGFVNVLFTYFYQLRAQAKKLKAKHRSVYYVGKWMLILEILWAIFW
- a CDS encoding aspartyl/asparaginyl beta-hydroxylase domain-containing protein, encoding MFASLPPGATLVRHRDSYAGSLRYHIGLTTPNDPKCFIDVDGERYFWKDGEAVMFDEPYIHFAANETDQQRVILFCDVVGALFIQK
- a CDS encoding aspartyl/asparaginyl beta-hydroxylase domain-containing protein, with translation MVRSLTDYQVLLAPVNTLLYLFSKVKAGAFIPVNQFPEMQPIQDNWKIIRQEAMSLQEAGSIAAATSYNDIGFNSFFRTGWKRFHLCWYGKEVPPLRKSVQKL